In Streptomyces thermolilacinus SPC6, a single genomic region encodes these proteins:
- a CDS encoding DUF4011 domain-containing protein gives MLDWREEGAQKISSAPLLLVPVELRRGSDRRCRLHPADNQEPLHDPALSVKLDWLGVDWNGVNGTDVSGVSAVIEAARAVADRTAGP, from the coding sequence ATGCTCGACTGGCGTGAGGAGGGCGCGCAGAAGATCAGTTCGGCGCCCCTGCTTCTGGTGCCGGTGGAACTGCGCCGCGGCAGTGACCGGCGCTGCCGCCTGCACCCGGCGGACAACCAGGAGCCTCTGCACGATCCGGCGCTCTCGGTGAAGCTCGACTGGCTCGGGGTGGATTGGAACGGGGTGAACGGCACGGATGTCTCCGGTGTGTCCGCGGTGATCGAGGCGGCCCGCGCGGTAGCGGACAGGACGGCTGGGCCGTGA
- a CDS encoding AAA domain-containing protein, which translates to MKERVVLGLFASHREAKYQDLQQNQERILGHPLVRAIALGPDAELPDDVAGFEPPDPDRIDEVQMPERTPLVLDADASQRQCVGAALDGRSFVMSGPPGTGKSQTITNMIAALMHAAGASSSSVRRPPPSTSSATG; encoded by the coding sequence GTGAAGGAGCGCGTCGTCCTCGGGCTCTTCGCGTCCCACCGCGAAGCCAAGTACCAGGATCTCCAGCAGAACCAGGAGCGCATCCTCGGCCACCCGCTGGTCAGGGCGATAGCACTCGGACCCGATGCGGAACTCCCGGACGATGTCGCCGGCTTCGAGCCTCCCGACCCGGACCGCATCGACGAGGTGCAGATGCCGGAGCGGACACCGCTCGTCCTGGACGCCGACGCCTCGCAGCGGCAGTGTGTCGGCGCCGCACTGGACGGGCGGTCCTTCGTGATGAGCGGCCCACCCGGTACCGGTAAGAGCCAGACCATCACCAATATGATCGCGGCGCTCATGCACGCGGCAGGAGCGTCCTCATCGTCAGTGAGAAGGCCGCCGCCCTCGACGTCGTCCGCAACCGGCTGA